DNA from Rosa rugosa chromosome 6, drRosRugo1.1, whole genome shotgun sequence:
TACAGCTTCATCAGCCTGTCCCTCAAAGACAATTTTCTGTCCGTGCTCCATTCCCTTCTCTATGTGCACATCCAGCACCTTCTTTTCGTGACTAATCTTGTTTCCTTTGCACGGTGGGCATTTATCTCTATCACTGATTACCTCACCTGCAAAGATGACACATGTCTTTAAGAATGGGAAAACCAATATAAGGTTATATAAGAATGATGAAGCTTGTCCTTAAGTACCAGAGCCGCGGCAGTCAGGGCAGAGATGTTGCATCTGTTGAAACATGCCCAATCCAATTGACCGTGTTGTAACCTTCATTCCAGTACCACGGCATCCGTAACATCTCCCTGTTGCTCCGCTCTTTGAGCCTTTCCTGAAGAATCAAGGGCTGGAGGTTAAACCCAATGGTTAGGCCAAAATCCTTCCAAAAAGAACTATTCCCACAAAAAGCGGTATCCACATTTTTCAATAAGAGGCGACTTTGCATTGACTGATATATACAGCCAAACTACCTTACTTATCATATATAGATGTTGGCAACTACGGTCTCATTCAATGCCATATTGGGAACACAGATTGCACTTGTTCTGGATATGCTAGTATCCTGTGTGCAACTGGGAACACAGAATGCAGAAGATCTAACAAATGTGAGATCACCATATTCTTATATATAAGAACACCTGGAAATGGATATTATGAATTTGAAACGTAAGTTACACCAAAAAATTATGATTGTTCTGGCTTTCAGCAATCAGTGCAAAACAAAAAGCAGTAAAGAGCACCACATGAATTTTATGCAACTCCCTTCAAAGATATATATAGGTAATCGTGTGGCATACAGACACATACCCTTTACATTTGGGACACAAAATATTcctggagagagagagtttcttTGTTGTGCCATTATACAAGTCCTCCAAAGAAACCTTTAAGGTATGGACCACATCTTCACCTTGTTTCTGCCTTCTTACATGTGAACGATAACCTgcaagatcaaaaccacatttGTCATAACATAACATTTTGACAACAGATTGGGGGGGAGGATTCATAGATAAAAGACCAATCAGCATAAATCAGCAAAGCTAACACTCACGTGGATTCAAAAACGTTTCAAATATATCAAATGGATTATGTGAGGGACCACCACGTCCTGGTCCGTCTTTAAGACCATCTTCACCATATTGGTCATAGACTTCTCTCTTTTCTGGATCATTAAGAACTTCATAAGCTTGACCTAACTCCTTGAACTGATCACAAACCCAACCGAATATGGTAAATTGACAATACAATACTGAAGTAAAATATATAACTGAAGACACACTTTTTCTTAAAGAGTTGCATGTTGAATAGCTAGACACTGCAAAACTATGGGGACTTGAGTGACATAAGGTTTGACCAACAAATATATGGGGGTGATACCTATACCATGGTATAGCATATCTCTCATAAAGGCAGAATATGGTGCACAATGTTCTTGAGTTGGAAACTACATATATAATAAAtttagaaaggaaaatattttaGTTCTAGTTGTATAAAGATGTTTCCCAAATTAAAGACAACGGTGACTATCTCGAAGATCCATGTCAACAAACACATGAAATGGGTCGGATTGGTATTAGGCTGGATACAGCAAAATAATTCTATTAGATCTAATGTACTTATTAGATCGAATAAGTACCTTGTGTCAGAATTGAGAAATTCTATGGCTCGAATCTTTAGTATTGATAAGTTTTTCACATGAAGATCAAGGGTATTTCATTATTATCACCAAAAATTTTACATCTCAAGAAATAATAGTAATTTTGGAAACATTGTATATAGTTgactgttccgcaaaaagaatTTGTAATGAACAATCTCCTTTACTTCAAAAAAGTAGCAATTTGAAGCTTGAGACAATATCTTATATATTGAGATGTCAGAAAGAACAAATATAGGATACAAAAGAGCAAGTGTGTCACATCCAGTTATGAAGACTTTGATGTCAAGCCTTGCAGCAGTTGACAACGAAGCAAATCTGATTGGTCCACAACTTTGTGGCGAAGCTGGGTTACTTAATAGGATATTTTCAGTTTTATCATCAGCAGTGCACAACCCAGTAGTAAACCACACGGCAATGCATGAAAGAAGAGTGTATAAAACTATAAACCCACCTTTTCAGGATCTCCACCTTTGTCAGGATGATTCTTGATAGCAGCTTTCTTATATGCCTTCTTGAGCTCATCTTGACTCGCAGTTTTGGGGACACCAAGGACCTCATAATACTTGGTGTTATCACTGTTCCTCGAAGCATGGCGAAACATGATTGAAGCACTTCGATACTACTGCTAGTGCATAAGTTGACAATTGCGGGCTTCCATAAGTATGTCCACATAAAGTTCAGTATTATTTTGTGTACATGAACTCAGAACAAGGAAAATGGTAATGGATGCAAAAACCAATAGGTTGATAACTAGTAACTACAAAAGCACACAAGTAAAGATGTGCTTGCACATGCACACATGTATGTATACAAGATGTCAAAGGATGCATGtccaataaataaacaaattgcAAAGAGAAGTATGTATTCCAATAAAAATAAATACTGAATGAAGGCAATCCTAACCCAACAATTCAGAAACAAATTTACATATATCTCTAGCTCTCAATGCACCTCAAAATAAGCTGTAGACAACTTCAAATTCTACTCTACTAAACCACAAAAATCATCTGCCAAACATAAATATGTGCATCCACCTCCATGATGGAAAAAATTTCATCTTTACATGTAAACAAAAAAATGCTTCCCCTTTTGATGCCCCGGTTctcttcaagtcttcatattatagatttgttaaaaaaaatatgCTTGGGAATTGCTCTACTGATATAGAGTTTATCTAGCACTGTCCTCCACTAAAGCATTGAAAGGACAATTTGGTTTAGTTATACTACGCAGCAAGAATTTGCCCGTTGTTTGTCAATGCCCAACCCATAAGGCTTAAACCAGTAAATTGATTATTTTCTCAATCACTTGATAAAATCACTAATTGTATAATTTTGAAAGCTTGGAATTCTATTAATCAACCATATGGACTTAAATTAAGCAATTAGATAAAACACCATCATTTCATAACTTGCAAAAATAAAACACCCACAAAAATTTAACCCAGAATTTAACAGAGGAAAACAAAACCCGATAACAAAGAACCCAAGAACCATCAATGCCAAAGCAGAAGCATCAAACATAAATCTTATACAAAAACAGTGTTACACACCAGAAATGGGCTTTGAAGACTATCCAATCAATCTCAAAACTTACATAACTCACATAAAGTTTATTACTTTGCGCAAACTAAAAGCAAAGAACAAAAACCCACTATGGCAAAAACAAAGATTcataaacaaatctacaaaattaAAGTCCCTACAAAACCTGACAAGAACTGAGTAGCACAGATCAGAAAGacaagagcaagaaacaaagattTGCTTGAGAGACAGAGTAATACCTTTGGAACTGGGTTTCTCAGAGAGAAAGTTTAAGTCtttgagaagagaagaccgaggTTGAGTGAGAGAAGAGGGAGTGGGTTTCCCTCAATGGCTCAAGTCTCTCTCCTCACCAAAGGGGTATCTCAGTGTTGGGGGGTTTATAAAGGAAAGGAGAGATTGCTAAATCCAGAGCTGGATGTGGGAATTTAAGTTTTTATAAAGGAGATTGGTAGTGGCCAAAATTGATGTGGAAATAGCGTTTCCATTGAGAAAGGGAAAGTGAACTACTGACTAGGAACATGCCAATAAAGAAAGGAGAAAGGAGCCACCCTACCTGACCCATGGTCCAATCACTCCATTGCTCTTATTCAATTATGGCTACTCAAAATTAAGAATGTTGGGTTATTTCGAAGACTTTGCATCCAGGTTTTAAACCAATGAAAATAActtgtattttaattttaattttatttaattaataaacAGCTTAACGGAAATGAAAATATTTTTGCACTCGATAGAGTGCCTCTCTTAGCTGCTAGAAGCCTAGAAGCAAGTAGAGTTCGAAGGGCTTGGATCGTTATTTGGTACTCCTAAGATATCAAGCTCGAGTGCAAGACCACAAAGGGTGGAGTCCTAGTTCAAAAGGTAATGTAAAACTCAAATTTGACAGTTATTTGTAAAAAAGATGGAGAGTTCAGTCATGTGTTGGGAGGTGTGGGAGTTTCTTTTATGGGACTTTCAAGTAAGGACTTGTAGAAAAGTAGGATTTGTGTCTTTGTTGGGAGATGGGATGGAGGCGTATTGAATAGAGTTTGGGCGTTTAAGTCCGAAAACCCACAAGCCTGGACCGGTCTGTCAAAGCCCGACCCGTACGGGctagaccctttttttttttttacgaaacggttcgggccgggccttgtcTTTCAAAGTTGAAAAGGTTCGTCAGGCCCGTCATAGATAAAAGGGGACAGATGTTCATGTATTATTGGTCCTAATATAAGGCTCAAAATCTTATCATAGGATCATACACACAGGATTCTACTCTTCACTCAAATACCTAAACCTAATCTTCAGCCTTCATTTCTAATTTCTACATGAAATCCCGATCTGAACCTAATAGCACCAAGAGGCCGCCTCCTTCTCCTTCATTCTCCATCACCTTCGCCATAGCCGTAACGTCGAGACGCCCAACActgctctgtctctctctctctctctctccacactgGCCGTTGGGATTTTCCAATTGCAAACCGCCGTCTCCTCTTTTTACCGCCTCGTCAATTCCCTCGGCACCCCTAAAGACACCCTTCAACTCGATGATAACCTGTTCGTGTTTCCCTTTTCctctttctatttttctttatcattcttttctttttcaactcCATATACATTGGGATTTTCCTATACATGATTGTGTTGTGGTTTTCTTTctcaatgattttttttttttgaaacaaagaCAAAGGTCATAATTTGTTTGGGATGGCTTTTGAAATAAATTTACCTGCAGGCATAAGACAATGACACATATTGGGCAGTTGGTGAAAGATATCTCAGCTAAACTTAAGCAAGCTAGTGAAATCGATCACCATGTTCAAGTTTGTGTAAGTCTACAATTTCACTCACTATAGCCATTATACATAATACTGCTCTCTCTCTTCCGACGCAAACGACTGCCATTTCCGACTCAGGAAGAGGCCACCTCCTGAATTGTAGCTTCAATTGTTCTTgacttgtatttgaatttggatATTATGTATTCTGATTTCTAGATATTTGAATTTGCAGCTTGAACTTTGCATCTTGATATTGTGTTTTGATACAAATCTTCAACAGGTTGAAATGAATGAAATCTGGATGTATAGCAtagtgtgtgtgtctatatatatatatatatatatatatatatatatatatatatatatatatatatataggcatatAGCGAAGGTAGAATacaggtatttgggcccgaaagcccggcccgaaatgaAACGGGCAGGTCCCTGTTTGTGCCAAAACTGGCTTTGGGCCCGAACCGTAAGAAATGGACTGGGCCCGGGCCCAGTAAAATTTTAGTCGGACCCGGCCTATGCCCAGCCCTAGTATTGAAGTAGAGTGGGATGCATGGGGAGTGATTGAACTGTTGCAACCTAATGAAGTAACAtttgtggagttaaatattagggctaaatactgtttagtaccctgtggtatggatctaacatcgattcagtccctcgactttcaatttcatcaaaaacacccctgcaatatcatcttctcgtccaataggtccctccgtcgggattccgtcaatttcagacgttaagCTGCTGACATGGCGTTCCAACTCACCAGGCCCACGTACATGAAAGTCAAATTTCCAAAATGTCCCTGGCTCTTTAATATCTTATTTTGACTCCCTTGCGATCTTCTctcccttcttttcttctcttcttcttcgtttctGCTCAGGCTAGGAGACGGCCGCTCAGCCCACCTTCGCCGCTCCCCACCAACAGTCCACAACGCGACCTCATCTGCAAAGCCACCCAAATCACCCTCCCACTTTATTGAAGCAATACTCGAACAACTCATCAACTAACTAAGCAGTGCTACAACAATCCATCAACTAATTAAGCA
Protein-coding regions in this window:
- the LOC133715171 gene encoding chaperone protein dnaJ A6-like; amino-acid sequence: MFRHASRNSDNTKYYEVLGVPKTASQDELKKAYKKAAIKNHPDKGGDPEKFKELGQAYEVLNDPEKREVYDQYGEDGLKDGPGRGGPSHNPFDIFETFLNPRYRSHVRRQKQGEDVVHTLKVSLEDLYNGTTKKLSLSRNILCPKCKGKGSKSGATGRCYGCRGTGMKVTTRSIGLGMFQQMQHLCPDCRGSGEVISDRDKCPPCKGNKISHEKKVLDVHIEKGMEHGQKIVFEGQADEAPDTITGDIVIIVQLKEHTKFKRKLDDLYIEHTLSLTEALCGFQFVLTHLDGRPLLVKSNPGEVMKPGQSKAINDEGMPHHKRPFIKGILFIHFNVEFPDSGILSPDQCRNIATILTPKPSKKHLTDMELDECEETTMHDVNIEDEMRRKSKQQYREAYDDDDDDDDDEEDDDDPMPRVQCAQQ